Proteins from one Syntrophaceae bacterium genomic window:
- a CDS encoding MBL fold metallo-hydrolase — protein sequence MQISQCIHAIRIPFEIVVAPGVRVARSVYSYLVFGDGIALVDSGVSGAEAVLFEYIRKSGRDPREISTLVLTHSHPDHVGSAKAIRDAAGCEVWAHAGEKDWIEDTEKQFRERPVPGFHDLVGGPVAVARLLADGEIIDLAGRVGCRVIHTPGHSAGSISLFCEEEKALFSGDAVPLPGDMPIYDDIGECMASMERLARCGEVETLLSSWEAPVRGREAVAERMEAGLAYLRRIHETVLKAGGAEQQDPMELCRHVVRELGLPPGAANPLTARAFTSSLKVSS from the coding sequence ATGCAGATCTCTCAATGCATCCACGCCATCCGGATTCCGTTTGAAATAGTGGTGGCACCCGGAGTCCGGGTCGCACGGTCGGTTTACTCCTACCTCGTGTTCGGGGACGGGATCGCCCTCGTCGACAGTGGCGTCTCCGGTGCGGAGGCCGTCCTGTTCGAGTACATCCGGAAGAGCGGCAGGGACCCCCGGGAGATCTCGACGCTGGTCCTGACCCATTCCCATCCGGACCACGTCGGATCGGCAAAGGCGATCCGGGATGCCGCGGGCTGTGAAGTCTGGGCGCACGCCGGGGAGAAAGACTGGATCGAGGACACGGAAAAACAGTTCCGGGAACGGCCGGTTCCCGGATTTCACGACCTGGTGGGAGGGCCGGTTGCCGTCGCCCGGTTGCTGGCGGACGGGGAGATCATCGATCTTGCCGGGAGGGTCGGCTGCAGGGTCATCCACACCCCGGGGCACTCGGCGGGCTCGATCTCCCTGTTTTGTGAAGAGGAAAAGGCCCTGTTCTCGGGAGACGCGGTCCCTCTGCCCGGCGACATGCCGATTTACGATGACATCGGGGAATGCATGGCGTCGATGGAAAGACTGGCGCGATGCGGCGAGGTCGAAACGCTGCTCTCGTCCTGGGAGGCACCGGTCCGGGGACGCGAGGCCGTGGCCGAACGCATGGAAGCAGGGCTCGCATATCTGCGGCGCATCCATGAAACCGTCCTGAAGGCGGGCGGCGCCGAACAGCAGGACCCGATGGAATTGTGCCGCCATGTCGTCCGGGAACTGGGGCTGCCGCCCGGCGCGGCAAACCCGCTCACGGCCCGGGCATTCACCTCGAGCCTGAAGGTGTCATCCTGA
- a CDS encoding AMP-binding protein: MSEVQADKRWLKHYDPNVPPTLNYETKTYVEKFREVVAAYPDKAAIVYMGKRITFRELDDLSDRVARYLVQCGLKPDDVVGLHLPNIPAHYIGIVGIQKAGCVSTGLSPLLTPGELVNQIRDSGTKMIFTIDLLFGKIAEIADRIDTGTIVVSEIADFLPGVKRVLGKLLKKIPTAEVAPLAGKKTVKFMDVVRETPPGPVDVQRGIDDTIFIMYTGGTTGPAKGAVLTHRSYMCNRQQVLAWTDILAEDTILSAFPLFHIAGLALGGFSMTHGTTQICVPNPRDTHFIIEAIKAHQPHYIVNVPTVFYELMKNPEFKRLDMPNLKWCLSAAAPFPTESIGELEGIIGKGNFIELYGMTETSPVTSCNPRYGVKKAGSIGMPVPDTEFVLIDPGTGQPVKQGDPGEIVIRGPQLMKEYFGKPEETANTVRNGWLFTGDIAIMDEDGYFSIVDRLKDMVIVSGFKVFTRELDEVLSKHPDIAQAASVGIPDPERPGSERVASAIVLKADVDKSEAQKTAIIQYLKEQVASYKIPKRIEFMDELPTSGVGKVLKREIKAMMMESKKD; encoded by the coding sequence ATGAGCGAGGTTCAAGCCGATAAACGCTGGTTGAAGCATTATGACCCCAACGTGCCGCCGACGCTGAACTACGAAACGAAGACCTACGTCGAGAAGTTCCGGGAAGTGGTCGCGGCCTATCCGGACAAGGCGGCGATCGTTTACATGGGAAAACGGATCACCTTCCGCGAGCTGGACGATCTGTCCGACCGGGTCGCCCGCTATCTTGTCCAATGCGGACTGAAGCCGGATGATGTCGTGGGGCTGCACCTGCCGAACATTCCCGCCCACTACATCGGCATTGTGGGCATCCAGAAAGCGGGGTGCGTCTCCACCGGGCTGAGCCCGCTCCTGACTCCGGGCGAACTGGTCAACCAGATCCGGGATTCCGGGACGAAAATGATCTTCACGATCGACCTGCTTTTCGGGAAGATCGCCGAGATCGCCGACCGGATCGACACCGGGACGATCGTCGTTTCCGAAATCGCCGACTTTCTGCCGGGGGTGAAGCGCGTCCTGGGGAAGCTTCTGAAAAAGATACCCACCGCGGAAGTGGCACCGCTGGCCGGGAAAAAGACGGTAAAATTCATGGACGTCGTCCGGGAGACGCCCCCGGGTCCCGTCGACGTGCAGCGCGGCATCGACGACACGATCTTCATCATGTACACGGGCGGCACGACGGGCCCGGCCAAGGGCGCGGTCCTCACCCACCGGAGCTACATGTGCAACCGCCAGCAGGTCCTCGCCTGGACCGACATCCTGGCGGAGGACACGATTCTGTCGGCATTCCCCCTGTTTCATATCGCAGGGCTCGCCCTGGGCGGCTTCAGCATGACCCACGGAACGACGCAGATCTGCGTGCCGAACCCCCGGGACACGCATTTCATCATCGAGGCGATCAAGGCCCACCAGCCGCACTACATCGTGAACGTCCCGACGGTCTTTTACGAACTCATGAAAAATCCGGAATTCAAGCGCCTGGACATGCCGAACCTCAAGTGGTGCCTAAGCGCAGCCGCTCCGTTTCCGACGGAAAGCATCGGCGAGCTCGAAGGCATCATCGGGAAGGGGAATTTCATCGAACTCTACGGGATGACGGAAACGTCCCCTGTGACGTCCTGCAATCCGCGTTACGGGGTGAAAAAGGCCGGCTCCATCGGCATGCCCGTCCCGGACACCGAATTCGTCCTCATCGACCCGGGAACGGGGCAGCCGGTTAAACAGGGCGATCCCGGGGAGATCGTCATCCGGGGTCCCCAGCTCATGAAAGAGTATTTCGGGAAGCCCGAGGAGACGGCCAATACGGTCCGGAACGGCTGGCTCTTCACCGGCGACATCGCGATCATGGACGAGGACGGATATTTCAGTATCGTGGACCGGCTGAAAGACATGGTGATCGTTTCCGGATTCAAGGTGTTCACCCGGGAGCTGGACGAGGTGCTCTCGAAGCATCCCGACATCGCCCAGGCCGCCTCGGTCGGCATTCCGGACCCGGAGCGCCCCGGCTCCGAGCGCGTCGCCTCCGCGATCGTCCTGAAGGCGGATGTCGACAAGAGCGAGGCGCAAAAGACCGCCATCATTCAATACCTGAAGGAACAGGTGGCGTCTTACAAAATCCCGAAGCGGATCGAGTTCATGGACGAGCTTCCCACGAGCGGCGTCGGCAAGGTCCTGAAGCGGGAGATCAAGGCCATGATGATGGAAAGCAAAAAGGATTGA
- a CDS encoding transglutaminase domain-containing protein: MSPDLSPEGGSPRSSFLARWPWVVGALALAVFVILLAVRMDWLPRAFKPAGIQEGQAGSLVERDLWMSILQSGRKIGYTHRVTLSSPGGWKVREDVSMRINTMGYPQSITFRTSGDLHPDLTLKAFTFDLQSSLFRFSARGSVEGDSLVVTSGPPGEEKGARFSLQSAPRLSAGILEAVWAARLGEGESRTFQVFDPVAMGQRPVTVTAGGEEAVVIQGTRYKARKYDVDFMGARQTAWIGEKGDVLREVGVLGISLERTTREQALAGLASDASADLTEVASVASNLTLKNPAGLTRLRIRLTGADVPNLALNGDRQHFEDGIVTVTKESPQPAGKSERAFVVQGAYLGSNPFIQSDDRQILDQAGRIAAFTEPDYIKALKIVYWVFRNIEKKPVLSVPNALETLQNRVGDCNEHAVLVAALGRASGIPTIVEAGLVYQRGRFYYHAWNAFYIRDWGKWVTADAVFNQLPADVTHLRLVRGDMDRQMDLLGLIGRLRLEILAAS, encoded by the coding sequence ATGAGCCCCGACCTTTCCCCGGAAGGAGGAAGCCCGCGATCTTCGTTTCTCGCCCGCTGGCCCTGGGTGGTGGGGGCGCTTGCCCTGGCGGTCTTCGTGATTCTTCTGGCCGTCCGGATGGACTGGCTTCCCCGGGCCTTCAAGCCGGCCGGCATCCAGGAGGGACAGGCGGGCAGCCTGGTCGAACGGGATCTCTGGATGAGCATCCTCCAGAGCGGCCGGAAAATCGGCTATACACACCGCGTCACGTTGTCTTCACCGGGGGGATGGAAGGTCCGGGAAGACGTGTCCATGCGGATCAACACCATGGGATATCCCCAGAGCATCACCTTTCGCACGTCGGGGGATCTTCATCCCGACCTGACCCTGAAGGCCTTCACGTTCGATCTTCAGTCCAGCCTGTTCCGTTTTTCCGCCCGGGGCTCCGTGGAAGGGGACTCCCTCGTCGTTACCTCCGGACCGCCGGGTGAGGAGAAGGGCGCCCGGTTTTCCCTCCAGTCGGCGCCGCGCCTGTCGGCGGGAATCCTGGAGGCCGTCTGGGCGGCGAGGCTCGGGGAAGGCGAGAGCCGTACGTTCCAGGTCTTCGACCCGGTGGCGATGGGGCAGCGCCCCGTGACCGTAACCGCCGGCGGCGAGGAGGCCGTGGTGATTCAGGGGACCCGGTACAAGGCGCGGAAATACGATGTCGATTTCATGGGCGCCCGTCAGACCGCCTGGATCGGAGAGAAAGGGGACGTTCTCAGGGAGGTGGGTGTGCTAGGCATCAGCCTGGAACGGACCACCCGGGAGCAGGCTCTTGCGGGGCTTGCTTCGGATGCATCGGCGGATCTGACCGAAGTGGCCTCCGTGGCGTCCAACCTGACGCTGAAAAATCCCGCCGGCCTGACCCGGCTCCGGATCCGCCTCACCGGTGCGGACGTGCCGAACCTGGCCCTCAACGGAGACCGGCAGCACTTCGAGGACGGCATTGTCACGGTGACGAAGGAGTCCCCCCAGCCGGCCGGGAAGTCCGAACGGGCGTTCGTGGTCCAGGGAGCCTACCTGGGGAGCAACCCTTTCATCCAGTCGGACGACCGGCAGATCCTGGACCAGGCCGGCCGGATCGCCGCTTTCACCGAGCCGGATTACATCAAGGCGCTGAAGATCGTGTACTGGGTATTCCGGAACATCGAAAAGAAGCCCGTCCTCTCCGTGCCGAACGCGCTCGAGACCCTGCAGAACCGGGTGGGCGACTGCAACGAACACGCCGTCCTTGTGGCGGCCCTGGGACGCGCTTCCGGCATCCCGACCATCGTCGAGGCGGGACTCGTGTACCAGAGGGGGCGGTTCTATTATCATGCCTGGAACGCCTTCTATATCCGCGACTGGGGCAAGTGGGTGACCGCCGACGCGGTGTTCAACCAGTTGCCCGCCGATGTGACCCATCTCCGCCTTGTCCGCGGCGACATGGACCGGCAGATGGATCTGCTGGGCCTGATCGGCCGCCTCCGGCTTGAGATCCTTGCAGCGTCGTAG
- a CDS encoding ABC transporter ATP-binding protein: MIELSQLSKRYGHTLAVDRLDLSVPPGEIFGFIGPNGAGKTTTIRMMGGILAPTAGTVRIGGVSMAEDPVRAKRAIGFIPDRPYLYEKLTGMEFLRFSADLYGAAGTGFRQKAGSLLEKFSLSGWADELVEAYSHGMKQRLIIAAALLHDPQVLIVDEPMVGLDPGGIKMVKDLFRDLAGGGTTIFMSTHTLQVAEDVCHRIGVIHRGRLIALGTTGELQRTAGSGDADLESVFLVLTAEEAK; this comes from the coding sequence ATGATCGAACTGAGCCAGCTGTCCAAGCGTTACGGCCACACCCTGGCGGTGGACCGCCTCGACCTCTCGGTGCCTCCGGGAGAGATTTTCGGCTTCATCGGGCCAAACGGGGCGGGCAAGACCACCACGATCCGCATGATGGGGGGCATTCTGGCCCCGACCGCGGGAACCGTGAGGATCGGCGGCGTCTCCATGGCGGAGGATCCCGTCCGGGCCAAGCGGGCCATCGGTTTCATTCCCGACCGGCCATATCTTTATGAAAAACTCACGGGGATGGAGTTTCTCCGCTTTTCCGCCGATCTATACGGAGCGGCGGGAACCGGTTTCCGGCAGAAGGCCGGGTCGCTCCTGGAAAAGTTTTCCCTCTCCGGCTGGGCCGACGAGCTGGTGGAGGCCTACTCCCACGGGATGAAGCAGCGGCTCATCATCGCCGCGGCGCTTCTCCACGACCCGCAGGTGCTCATCGTCGACGAGCCCATGGTCGGTCTCGACCCGGGAGGCATTAAAATGGTGAAGGACCTGTTCCGGGACCTCGCCGGCGGGGGGACAACCATCTTCATGTCCACCCACACCCTCCAGGTGGCCGAGGACGTGTGTCACCGCATCGGCGTCATCCACCGGGGCCGTCTCATCGCCCTGGGAACCACCGGTGAGCTGCAGCGGACCGCCGGCTCCGGAGATGCCGACCTGGAATCGGTTTTCCTTGTCCTGACGGCGGAGGAAGCGAAGTAA
- a CDS encoding MBL fold metallo-hydrolase, with protein sequence MYVHFWGTRGSLPVSMTAEVVRGKIRRALLESRKQGLKTDQDVEAFLEKLPFSVRGTYGGNTACVEIGGGEETVLCDAGTGLRDFGNAFLKSGRGSGNNPAVFHLFITHVHWDHIQGFPFFVPAYIPGNRIIVYGVHQDLRRCLTRQQESPFFPAPLSSMKGDIRFVTLQEAREYEIAGFKVRAIRQNHPGDSYGYSFGRGGQKVVFSTDAEHKGENNRHAEDIVEFYRDADLLIFDAQYNLLDAIDTKENWGHSSNLTGVELAVRAGVKRLCLFHTEHSYPDEMIEQFHQDTRKYLKIHAESHPLEILAAYDGLLIEL encoded by the coding sequence ATGTACGTTCATTTCTGGGGAACCCGCGGCTCCCTGCCGGTTTCCATGACGGCGGAGGTTGTCCGCGGGAAGATCCGCCGGGCCCTTCTTGAGAGCCGGAAGCAAGGCCTCAAGACCGATCAGGACGTGGAGGCGTTTCTGGAGAAGCTTCCGTTTTCGGTCCGGGGCACCTACGGCGGAAATACAGCCTGCGTGGAGATCGGGGGCGGCGAGGAGACCGTTCTCTGCGATGCCGGAACGGGTCTCCGGGACTTCGGGAACGCCTTTCTCAAGTCCGGTCGCGGTTCCGGAAACAATCCCGCCGTCTTTCACCTCTTCATCACCCATGTCCACTGGGACCATATCCAGGGGTTTCCGTTCTTCGTCCCGGCATATATCCCGGGGAACCGGATCATCGTCTACGGAGTCCATCAGGATCTCCGGCGGTGCCTGACCCGCCAGCAGGAGAGCCCCTTCTTCCCGGCGCCGCTCTCGTCCATGAAGGGGGACATCCGGTTCGTTACCCTCCAGGAGGCTAGGGAGTACGAGATCGCCGGGTTCAAGGTTCGGGCGATCCGCCAGAACCACCCGGGGGATTCCTATGGATACTCCTTCGGGCGGGGCGGCCAAAAAGTCGTCTTTTCCACCGATGCGGAGCACAAGGGGGAGAACAACCGGCATGCGGAAGATATTGTGGAGTTCTACCGCGACGCCGACCTCCTGATCTTCGATGCCCAGTACAACCTCCTGGACGCGATCGACACGAAGGAGAACTGGGGTCACTCGAGCAACCTGACGGGCGTGGAGCTGGCCGTCCGGGCCGGGGTGAAGCGGCTGTGCCTGTTCCACACGGAGCACAGCTACCCGGATGAGATGATCGAGCAGTTCCACCAGGACACGAGAAAATACCTGAAGATCCACGCCGAGTCCCATCCCCTGGAGATTCTGGCGGCCTACGACGGCCTGTTGATCGAACTCTGA
- a CDS encoding ABC transporter ATP-binding protein: MLKITNLETTYHDVVLALKGISLTIPAGGVVALLGSNGAGKTTTINSVCGIRKTINLTVEDGTIEFAGSVINDRAPHEIVALGISQVPEGRRIFAELTVEENLRIGSWRVDRRRFPENRDRVLRHFPVLRERGRQLAGYLSGGEQQMLAIARALVAEPGLLIMDEPSLGIAPIVVREIFEIIRRINREEGTTILLVEQNASAALSVADYGYIMENGRIVMEGAAAELRESRDIREFYLGLTAVGTRKSFRDVKHYRRKKRWLS; this comes from the coding sequence ATGCTCAAGATCACCAATCTGGAGACAACCTATCATGATGTCGTGCTGGCGTTGAAGGGAATCTCCCTTACGATTCCGGCGGGCGGGGTCGTGGCGCTCCTGGGCTCGAACGGAGCGGGAAAGACGACGACCATCAACAGCGTCTGCGGGATTCGGAAGACCATCAACCTTACGGTCGAGGACGGGACGATCGAATTCGCGGGATCGGTGATCAACGACCGGGCGCCCCACGAGATCGTGGCCCTGGGGATCTCGCAGGTCCCTGAGGGACGGCGGATTTTCGCGGAGCTGACCGTCGAGGAGAACCTCCGGATCGGATCCTGGCGTGTCGACCGCCGCCGGTTCCCGGAGAACCGCGATCGCGTGCTCCGGCATTTCCCGGTCCTCCGGGAGCGTGGGCGGCAACTGGCGGGATACCTGAGCGGCGGGGAGCAGCAGATGCTCGCCATTGCCCGGGCCCTGGTGGCGGAGCCCGGACTCCTGATCATGGACGAGCCTTCCCTGGGGATTGCGCCGATCGTGGTCCGGGAGATCTTCGAGATCATCCGCCGGATCAACCGGGAGGAGGGAACGACGATTCTCCTGGTGGAGCAGAATGCCAGCGCAGCCCTGTCTGTCGCCGATTACGGCTATATCATGGAAAACGGGCGCATCGTCATGGAGGGGGCTGCGGCTGAACTCCGGGAGAGCAGGGACATCCGCGAGTTCTACCTGGGCCTGACGGCGGTGGGGACCCGGAAGAGCTTCCGGGACGTAAAGCACTACCGGCGGAAGAAGCGATGGCTGTCATGA
- a CDS encoding ABC transporter ATP-binding protein, protein MKDAGAELLALEGLSIHFGGIRALENVSLSVREGEIYSIIGPNGAGKTTLFNCISGIYRYQQGSVRFAGRAIKGRKPHEIARMGVGRAFQNIALFRGMTVLDNLLSAREPILRYGLLEAALFWGRCRREEIKSRDAVEEIIEFLDLQAVRKLPVGSLSYGIQKRVELARALAMNPRLLLVDEPVSGMNMEEREDMARYLIDINEEMNITVVLIEHDMGLVMDLSDRVSVLNFGTRIAEGTPDEISGNPEVIQAYLGA, encoded by the coding sequence ATGAAGGATGCGGGTGCGGAACTTCTGGCGCTGGAGGGCCTGTCGATCCATTTCGGCGGCATCCGGGCTCTCGAGAACGTCTCCCTTTCCGTGCGGGAGGGTGAGATCTACTCCATCATCGGCCCCAACGGCGCGGGCAAGACGACCCTTTTCAACTGCATCAGCGGCATCTACCGGTACCAGCAGGGGAGCGTCCGTTTCGCAGGCAGGGCGATCAAGGGCCGGAAGCCCCACGAGATCGCCCGCATGGGCGTCGGCCGGGCCTTCCAGAACATCGCCCTCTTCCGGGGCATGACCGTCCTCGACAACCTGCTGTCGGCCCGGGAGCCGATTCTCCGTTACGGCCTCCTGGAAGCGGCCCTGTTCTGGGGGCGCTGCCGGCGGGAGGAGATCAAGAGCCGCGACGCTGTGGAGGAGATCATCGAATTCCTCGACCTCCAGGCGGTGCGAAAGCTCCCCGTGGGGAGCCTCTCCTACGGCATCCAGAAGCGGGTGGAACTGGCCCGGGCGCTGGCCATGAATCCGAGGCTGCTGCTGGTCGACGAACCGGTGAGCGGCATGAACATGGAGGAGCGGGAGGACATGGCCCGCTACCTCATCGACATCAACGAGGAGATGAACATCACCGTGGTGCTCATCGAGCACGACATGGGGCTCGTCATGGACCTGTCCGACCGGGTCTCCGTCCTGAATTTCGGAACCCGGATTGCCGAGGGTACTCCCGATGAGATCTCCGGGAATCCCGAGGTGATCCAGGCCTACCTGGGGGCGTAA
- a CDS encoding AMP-binding protein encodes METTDTTLPRLLLEKAERYGDRVAMRHKHKGIWQEISWRTYLARVRALAAGLAKLGMEQGDHASILGENCPEWVIADLAIQSLGGVSVGVYPTNSAEQVRYILDHSRSRFVVVKDQEQADKVLFVADRLPLLAKIVVIDMKGLRNHPDDRIVPFAEVEKAGREAAGRAPGAFAEAVSRTRPDDVSFIVYTSGTTGAPKGAMITHRNIVHQILHALQPVLHLGERDSILSYLPLCHIFERNLAMAMPLVLGYTVNFAESIDTVQENLREISPTFFAAVPRILEKIHSTVRIKMEDSTRFKRLQVRLWEPAGKAAAGHRMGGRPLPPLLRLAYALGYLWSYRPLRDRIGLAHCRCIMSGGAPIAPEILAFFRSLGIRTVEMYGLTETSGGATGPHGRIKDGSVGEPCRALECRLAADGEILLKGDSIFAGYYRDEAATADVIRDGWLHTGDIGQFDEDGHLYIVDRKKDIIVTSGGKNISPSEIENRLKCSSYIKEAVIVGEGRKYLTALVQIDYDNVGNWAQRKRIPYTTYRSLAENPDVYRLVRDEVEAVNEDLAQVERVKKFHILIKELDQDDEEVTATQKVKRRIIDERFCREIESMYGEAGKKEPGAQAGR; translated from the coding sequence ATGGAAACGACGGATACGACCCTGCCCCGGCTGCTCCTGGAAAAGGCGGAGCGCTACGGCGACCGCGTCGCCATGAGACACAAGCACAAGGGAATCTGGCAGGAGATCTCCTGGCGGACCTATCTGGCACGGGTGCGGGCTCTGGCGGCGGGGCTGGCGAAGCTGGGGATGGAGCAGGGCGACCATGCCTCGATTCTGGGAGAGAACTGCCCGGAATGGGTGATCGCCGACCTGGCCATTCAGAGTCTGGGGGGCGTCTCCGTTGGCGTCTATCCGACCAACTCGGCGGAGCAGGTGCGCTACATCCTTGACCACTCCCGGTCCCGGTTCGTCGTTGTCAAGGACCAGGAGCAGGCCGACAAGGTCCTCTTCGTGGCGGACCGGCTGCCGCTCCTTGCAAAGATCGTCGTGATCGACATGAAAGGACTCCGGAATCACCCCGACGATCGGATCGTTCCCTTCGCGGAGGTGGAGAAGGCGGGGCGGGAGGCGGCCGGCCGGGCGCCCGGGGCCTTTGCCGAGGCCGTTTCCCGGACGCGGCCCGACGACGTGTCCTTCATCGTCTATACCTCGGGCACCACCGGCGCACCCAAGGGGGCCATGATCACCCACCGCAACATCGTCCACCAGATCCTCCACGCCCTGCAGCCGGTGCTCCACCTGGGTGAGCGGGACTCGATCCTGTCCTATCTTCCCCTCTGCCACATCTTCGAGCGGAACCTCGCCATGGCGATGCCCCTGGTCCTCGGCTACACGGTCAACTTCGCCGAGTCCATCGACACCGTCCAGGAGAACCTCCGGGAGATCTCTCCCACCTTCTTCGCTGCGGTGCCGCGGATCCTGGAGAAGATCCATTCGACGGTGCGGATCAAAATGGAGGACTCGACGCGCTTCAAGCGGCTCCAGGTCCGACTTTGGGAGCCCGCGGGGAAGGCTGCCGCCGGGCATCGCATGGGCGGCAGGCCGCTTCCTCCGCTCCTGCGCCTGGCCTATGCCCTGGGATACCTTTGGAGCTACCGGCCGCTACGGGACCGGATCGGCCTTGCCCATTGCCGGTGCATCATGAGCGGCGGGGCGCCCATCGCGCCGGAGATCCTGGCCTTTTTTCGGTCCCTCGGAATCCGGACCGTCGAGATGTACGGGCTCACGGAAACATCCGGCGGGGCGACAGGCCCCCACGGCCGGATCAAGGACGGATCTGTCGGCGAGCCCTGCCGGGCTCTCGAGTGCCGCCTCGCCGCGGACGGCGAGATCCTGCTGAAAGGCGACTCGATCTTTGCCGGATACTACCGCGACGAGGCCGCCACAGCCGACGTGATCCGCGACGGCTGGCTCCACACCGGCGACATCGGCCAGTTCGACGAAGACGGCCACCTCTATATTGTGGACCGCAAGAAGGACATCATCGTCACTTCCGGGGGCAAGAACATCTCCCCCTCGGAGATCGAGAACCGGCTCAAGTGCAGCAGTTATATCAAGGAAGCCGTCATTGTCGGGGAGGGCCGCAAGTACCTGACCGCCCTGGTCCAGATCGACTACGACAACGTGGGCAACTGGGCCCAGCGGAAGCGGATCCCCTACACGACCTACCGGAGCCTGGCGGAGAACCCGGACGTCTACCGGCTGGTCCGGGACGAGGTGGAGGCCGTGAACGAGGACCTCGCCCAGGTCGAGCGGGTCAAGAAATTCCACATCCTCATCAAGGAACTCGACCAGGATGACGAGGAAGTGACGGCTACGCAGAAGGTCAAGCGGAGGATCATCGACGAGCGGTTCTGCCGGGAGATCGAATCGATGTACGGCGAAGCGGGAAAAAAAGAACCGGGGGCGCAGGCAGGCAGATAA
- a CDS encoding branched-chain amino acid ABC transporter permease: MEKVLEIVFNGVSMGAIYALLALGFVMIFKSTGILNFAQGELAMAGAFLCYTFATLAQLPYVLSFVLALAAAGVLGAVVDVVFFRRMVGEPVFSTIMVTVGLACILTSLAGFLWGHDVYSIVSPFTDGTAAVGGLVVSQGSLYTIAVSVLLFLLLLLFFNRSLLGIAMKGTAEDADTAGLMGINVRRIHALAWVLGAVLAAVAGIFLAEQSFVRLSMSHTGIKAMAAAILGGMESLGGAILGGLLIGIVESLAANYLSGMELGNFHFGDIKDVAAFAIMILVLMIRPHGLFGRKKVERV; the protein is encoded by the coding sequence ATGGAGAAGGTGCTGGAGATCGTGTTCAACGGGGTGTCCATGGGCGCGATCTACGCCCTGCTGGCGCTGGGATTCGTCATGATCTTCAAGTCCACGGGCATCCTGAACTTCGCCCAGGGCGAACTGGCCATGGCGGGGGCCTTCCTCTGCTATACCTTTGCCACGCTGGCCCAGCTTCCCTATGTCCTGTCCTTCGTCCTTGCGCTGGCCGCCGCGGGCGTCCTGGGGGCCGTCGTCGACGTCGTCTTTTTCCGGCGCATGGTGGGAGAGCCGGTCTTCTCCACGATCATGGTCACCGTCGGGCTGGCCTGCATCCTCACCTCCCTGGCGGGTTTCCTCTGGGGGCACGATGTCTATTCCATCGTCTCCCCGTTCACCGACGGGACGGCGGCCGTAGGGGGCCTCGTCGTATCCCAGGGATCCCTCTACACCATCGCTGTCTCGGTCCTCCTCTTCCTCCTGCTCCTCCTCTTTTTCAACCGCTCGCTCCTGGGGATCGCCATGAAAGGGACTGCGGAGGACGCCGACACGGCGGGCCTGATGGGGATCAACGTACGGCGGATTCACGCCCTGGCCTGGGTCCTCGGGGCGGTGCTGGCCGCCGTGGCCGGGATCTTCCTGGCGGAGCAGAGCTTCGTCCGCCTTTCCATGAGCCACACGGGGATCAAGGCCATGGCGGCGGCCATCCTGGGCGGGATGGAGAGCCTCGGCGGCGCCATCCTGGGGGGGCTCCTCATCGGGATCGTCGAGAGCCTGGCGGCGAACTATCTCAGCGGAATGGAGCTGGGGAACTTTCATTTCGGGGACATCAAGGACGTGGCTGCCTTCGCGATCATGATCCTGGTTCTGATGATCCGTCCCCACGGCCTCTTCGGCCGGAAAAAGGTGGAGCGGGTGTAA